AATTTCGTCGTATTCTCCTCGGAGCCACCCTGCTCAAGGGGACCCTGTGGGTCTTGGGGGTCTTGGCGACGAAAGTTCGGAGAGGGAGCGGACATTCTGCTGGTCGATTGTACCGTTATCGAAAGCGCGGCCCAAGTATTCCCGTCAGTACCGGCTGGCGGCTGGAATGTGGTTTTGGAGGGCGAGGAATGCTATTCTGTACAAAAGCTTGGGCGAACGGCTTGCACAGTCAGCCGAAGCCATTCCGGGCGCATAACTCAGCGGTAGAGTGCCACCTTCACACGGTGGAAGTCGTAGGTTCGAATCCTGCTGTGCCCACCAAATAACCTTTACAAGTCAATCAGATACTGTTTTAGCAACGACGGCGGACGCCAGCTTTATCATAGCGTTTTCAAAATCCTGCTGTCACCTGGCGTCGTCATTAGCTCGTAACAGGCGTGTCGATGCGAGCGCAGAGGTACATCCCCAGCCCCCCGGTTCCGGTGCCACGTAATTGTTGCTGGTGCCTGCCCTGTCCGGCCTTGGATTGAAGTAGAAAGTCGGTCTTGCCCCTATAACGTAGCAATCAAATCTGTGGATGACGCACGATTTTTTTTCGCCTATTATTCGCCTATGTCAATGCACTACAGCCAGCAAGGCAAGGTCAGTCCGACGAACTATGTTGTGACGTGTAAGAAGTGTGCGCGGTCTACACAGAGTGGCGTACAAGAATTCCCTCGAAGCAACGTCGCAGTTCAATGCACTCTATGTGGGGAGCTTCGACGCTACCGGCCAAGCGAAGTCTTTCTAGGTTTCCCTGATAGCCATATAGTGCAGCAACAAGTCTCACACGCAGACGCAAGGGAGGATGGTAGGCTGGGTGAATGACCAGCTATGTCCTTCTTCTTGAGCGTGCATCTCGTGGTTTCGACTTCAAAATAATTGCAACCTGCGCAGTTGTCGGTCCGTCAATGGGTTACTACGGTCTAAGCAAAACTTTCGACAACGAAAGTCAACTAAATGCGGCCCTTTCTGAGGCTCGTGTAGCAGATTTTGAGATGAATACCGCTCTGACAACCGTTAGAAGTGGTTTCAAATCTTTCGCAGTTATTACTTACGATCAAGCCCAATCGATGGGCCTCCTGAAGAGCGAAGCGCAATAGTTCATTCAAGTTTGAATGGGACGCCGAAGTAGAACAGAAAGATTACTCGTTGCGTACTGTCGCATCTGCTGGCGAAGATTAGTTGAAATCTAGCCTTGTCATCTCTGGATCGTTTAGCCAATCGCGCATGGTAAGCACCGCATCAATGAATTCCTTTACTGCGCTGAGTATCGGAAATGCCTTTGTCAAACTGCCCACAATGCTCTGAAGCAATTTCAGCGCACTTATGAATCGCTTTTCATCAAAGCAAAATTCCAACAAGCGCTCCTTCGCGGTGAGTTCTTTATCGTAAAGTCCGGCGTTCATCAAATTATGACGTGTCGTTAGAGACGCGCCTATTCCAACGTTTTTCTGTGCCCGTCTCAACTTGTCATCGGCGTCTTTCCACAAGGTATTGATGTCCTCGCGGACCTCTGAGGTCAACTTCTTATTCTCCGCAGCCGTTACAAGTGTGTTTACTTTACCTAAGAATCCCTGAGAACGTTTGAGCAACCGCTGGAGCTGCTTCAACACTTCTTTGTCTTTATTGCTTTCGGGATTCTTCGCCATGCATCAAGACTAAATCAAGCTACTGTCCAGGTGTATTTGTCCGCCACCGTCCAGCTAAGTTCATCAAAAATAAACACTTGCGCCTTGCTCAATGACCAATCCCAACTACCCACAAACTCACCCTTTGTCTTTCTGCTTTGGATCTTCGTTGATTCCTTCACCCGTTGCAGCGTTACGGGCGCGATACCTTCCGCTCTAGCTTAAGCTTTGACATGGGCAACTGGAACCGGGCTGTCTGTACGAGTTCCCACAGACTCAGTCGTAAACTCTAACGCTTCCGCTGCTCGTGCGAGGCCTTCTTCGCGCAAGGACAGAAGACGTTTCGTCTTGAGTTTTAGGTCTACAAATGTGGCGAAGCTTCCTTTCTTCTTACCGCCATCGAAGTTCCCTTTTGGCGCGCGAACGGTTAGGCTCTTGCGGTCACGCAGGATCTGACCGCGAGACAAAGACCGCTTTTGCGCCTGGCGTCGCTTCGTAGGCCATCGCAGCATCGATCTGGCGGAACGTGAACTCTTTCCCCACCCGGGTATGGAAGAGTGGATCGTCGATAACACTTTCAAGATAGCTGATAGCCGATGTCAGCCTCTGAGGATCCCTGACTGTTGCACTCGCGAAGTTACTGAACCGCTTGAGCACGAGGTTCTTCGCCATGACGGCAAAGCATGAGATTGTGAGCGGCGCGGTAGCTCCCAGCAATCCGTACAGATAAATTGTCGAATTCATCGGTAGCTGCGGAGCGATGCGGCTGGTCAGGTCGCCACCGACCCCATCAAACACGGCGGTCGCGCCGAAGTCTGCCACAAGTTTGCCTAGGTCGTTCTCAAAGCTCGCGTCGCTCGTTGCAAGCACATGCTCGATGCCGAGGGCACGCAACTTCGTTGCGGCCTCAGCTGAGCGCGATAAAAAGATCGCCGATACGCCTCGCTTCCGCGCCAGTGCAGCCATCGCGAGGCCCGTTGCTGAATTTCCTGCGGTTACAATCAAGCCCTTGTGGGCTTCGGCAGACTCCTCAAGAAACGCGTGTGCCGTCATGATGTTGACGAGCGAACCCGAGTAGTCGCGTGCGGAGACGCTCCTTGGCAACACCACGCAACTCGTACGGGGCACCAGAGCCTGCTCGCTCCATAGACCAACGGTATGCTCGCTCTGGCTCAGTGAGCGGTAGATCGCCACAGTACGACCAACCAGCTCCGCAGTCAGACCCTCTCCCACGGCACGGACGGCGCCAGCGCAGGAGGCACCCCAAATCCCATAAGCGCTGGTCTTGAGCAGCACTCCTGCAATACTGGGGTTGGCGAGGAAGGCCTTGTCGCCGTGGTTGATCGCGGCGGCTTCAACATCGACGATGAGATGACCGGGCGGCGGATCGTTTGGGGTGGAGACATCTTGCACTTCGAGCTTTCGGTTGGCGTTGACGCAAACGGCTTTCACAATTTCCTCCATACCTTCAAACGAACTGTCTCGTTGAGGGGATGGTTCCAGATGACGCCTTCGCTAATCTTTCCGCAAGTACGGGTTTTTTTGTTAGTGTGCATTTTATGAAACTTGCCACTCGATGTCCCGTCGCCTTTACGTCCAAAATTCTTGGTGGTAAGTGGAAGGCTCGAATCGTCTGGGCGTTGGTGCGCAACGAACCGCTTCGCTTCTCGGAGATTCGCCGCGCGTGTCCGCCCGTAAGCGACCGCATCCTGACTAAGGAGCTGCGCGAACTTCAAGAGTGTGGCCTGATCTCGCGGCGCGATTTCGGCGAAGTGCCGCCCAAAACCGAATACACCCTGACAGCGCTGGGCAACACACTGCGCCCGGTGATGGCGTCGATGGCCGCTTGGGGGCTAGAGCACCAGGTGAAGATTGCCGAGATTCCATAGCGCCTCGCAAGACACACACAGTGATTCTGGATCAGTGCGAAATCGCGGAGTCAATCATTGAGATCGGCTCGATGAATGACATGCCCTGTTAGCAACAGTTGATGTCGGTCAATTCCGCCAGGTCATATGCGAGCGCATCCTTCGCTGCATAGTGAATCACCTCGGCTTCTCTTGCAACTCCGATCGGGTCGTACTTCTTCTGAAAGCCATCAACCACACCGGCCGGCGCATTTTCCGGTGTACCACCATCAAAAGATAGGATTCGGCCCATACTCGATTGCCAGCTGAATCTCCTGCGCAACCGCATCTCCACAGAGACGGGATACCAGGATAAGGGCTGCATGCAGTCCGGCAGTCACACCGGCAGCGCTCAGCGTATTACCGTCTACTGCAACCGATTACCGTCCTAGCCTATATGGAAATGCAGTCTCCGGGCTGCAGAAGCCTATAGGTGGCCGCCATCCCCTCTCTTTTACGCTCCCAGTAGCGAATCGTATTCCCTAGCTCAATCAAGAAACGATCATGACGAAGCCTGATCGTCGCATACTCATGACGCTGATAGTCAAGAGTTAGGGTTCTTACCTGTTTCCTGCAACTCGATTGGGAGAAGCCAGTGCACTTTTATGATGAAATAAAGAGACTCGCAAAAGGGGTTTCTCAAACCTTCCGTAACGTTATCGCGAAAGAGAGACTTATTTTCAGTTGTCGTCCCCTCTTCGCGGTAGCGCTCTTTCTCAGTGTCATCGCCAACCCCAACATCTGCTCTTCGCCCCTTTTCGCACAGAACAATACGTCTGGCGATATCGCAGGATCAGTGACTGACCCGACAGGAGCTACCATTCCAGGTGCCAAAGTCACAATCGTTGACAAGGCAACTGGCGCTACACAGATACTCACCACGGGTTCGAATGGAAACTTTCGCGCCTCCCTTTTGAAACCTGATTCTTACACTGTCGCCATTACTATGGCAGGATTCCAGAGCATTACTCTTACTGTCGCCGTTACACCTGGACAGATCGCTCAAGCCGATGTCAAGCTGCCCGTCGGTTCAAGCACCACCAGCGTGGAGGTGGCAGTAACCGAACCGCTGCTACACACAGAAAACGCGGATCTCACTACCTCCTTCACGCAAGACCAAGTCCAAAGTCTCCCGAACCCCGGCAACGACCTGACTTTTATCGCGCAGACTTCGCCGGGTGCGATTATGAACACCCAAGGCGGCTTCGGCAACTTCTCCTCCTTCGGTCTCCCTGCAACATCGAACACCTTTACCGTCAACGGCGGATATGAGAATGATCCTTTCCTTAATCTAAGCAACTCCGGCGCGTCCAACCTCTTGCTCGGCAACAACGACGTCAGTGAGGTAACAGTCACCAGTAACGCTTACAGCGCGCAATTCGGCGGCCTCGGTGCCACCCAGGTAAACGAGATCAGCCGCTCAGGATCGAATCGGTTTCATGGCGATGCCACTTGGTGGTGGAATGGCAGCGCGCTGAATGGAAACGACTACTTCAACAACCAGTCAGGCACCCCGCGGCCTCGCAGCAACGCCAACCAATGGGCAGGAGCCTTCAGTGGACCCGTTCGAAAAGATAAAACCTTCTTTTTCTTCAACACTGAAGGCCTTCGCGTCATCATTCCAGTTCGCGGCACAGTGTATGCGCCTAGCCCTAGCTATATCTCCAAAACGTTGGCGAATGCAGCAGCGCAAGGGCCCGCAGCCAC
The nucleotide sequence above comes from Tunturibacter empetritectus. Encoded proteins:
- a CDS encoding winged helix-turn-helix transcriptional regulator; amino-acid sequence: MVPDDAFANLSASTGFFVSVHFMKLATRCPVAFTSKILGGKWKARIVWALVRNEPLRFSEIRRACPPVSDRILTKELRELQECGLISRRDFGEVPPKTEYTLTALGNTLRPVMASMAAWGLEHQVKIAEIP
- a CDS encoding zinc-binding dehydrogenase; the protein is MKAVCVNANRKLEVQDVSTPNDPPPGHLIVDVEAAAINHGDKAFLANPSIAGVLLKTSAYGIWGASCAGAVRAVGEGLTAELVGRTVAIYRSLSQSEHTVGLWSEQALVPRTSCVVLPRSVSARDYSGSLVNIMTAHAFLEESAEAHKGLIVTAGNSATGLAMAALARKRGVSAIFLSRSAEAATKLRALGIEHVLATSDASFENDLGKLVADFGATAVFDGVGGDLTSRIAPQLPMNSTIYLYGLLGATAPLTISCFAVMAKNLVLKRFSNFASATVRDPQRLTSAISYLESVIDDPLFHTRVGKEFTFRQIDAAMAYEATPGAKAVFVSRSDPA